One stretch of Rathayibacter festucae DSM 15932 DNA includes these proteins:
- a CDS encoding response regulator transcription factor: MTAESAAAPKVRVAIVDDHESVRLGVAAAIEAAGMQVMAAAETVRALEEVLDGSEIEVLVLDLSLNDGSSITANVKWGQVRGSAVLVHSIADRVVAVREALAAGAAGVIPKSSPMSTVVAAIRTVARGEVLNNLEWASAIDADDDFARAVLGRRERDVLHLYASGLPLKLVADRLQISVSTAKEYLDRIRDKYVEIGRPAPTKVDLLRRAVEDGILPGIDPDDGDAGR; the protein is encoded by the coding sequence ATGACCGCTGAGTCCGCCGCCGCGCCGAAGGTGCGGGTCGCCATCGTGGACGACCACGAGTCCGTCCGGCTGGGCGTCGCCGCCGCCATCGAGGCCGCGGGGATGCAGGTGATGGCCGCGGCCGAGACGGTGCGCGCGCTCGAGGAGGTCCTCGACGGCTCGGAGATCGAGGTGCTCGTCCTCGACCTCTCCCTGAACGACGGCTCGAGCATCACGGCGAACGTCAAGTGGGGCCAGGTGCGCGGCTCGGCCGTCCTGGTGCACAGCATCGCCGACCGCGTGGTCGCCGTGCGCGAGGCGCTCGCGGCGGGCGCCGCCGGAGTGATCCCGAAGTCCTCCCCGATGTCGACCGTGGTCGCCGCGATCCGCACCGTCGCGCGCGGCGAGGTCCTGAACAATCTCGAGTGGGCGTCGGCGATCGACGCGGACGACGACTTCGCCCGCGCGGTGCTCGGGCGCCGCGAGCGCGACGTGCTGCACCTCTACGCCTCCGGCCTGCCGCTCAAGCTCGTCGCCGACCGCCTGCAGATCTCGGTCTCGACGGCCAAGGAGTACCTCGACCGGATCCGCGACAAGTACGTCGAGATCGGGCGGCCGGCCCCCACGAAGGTCGACCTGCTGCGCCGCGCCGTCGAGGACGGCATCCTGCCGGGCATCGATCCGGACGACGGCGATGCCGGGCGCTGA
- a CDS encoding sensor histidine kinase, whose translation MPGAEVVPARAPANRERIDRIISTVVSFFGFGFALQTVPPILGQLPVLRPEVAWPVLVVVFGALGASVVTAVARRGTQVSGAVVAASLLLALLTWPLTIRPDAVPQETPWIWYLLTIGTAFCTIVAPLRLAIVYASVTTLLFGVLRVLPSGGGASPTRAALDAVYVGIVGFVMLVLITVLRQSADRVDRAQRTAMEQYEAAMRQHAGEVERVEVDALVHDNVLATLLAAATAESGAERALVSSMARKTLSVLLPDEESDLDAGEVPLELLERQLSHAASTFVAEFGVVVDGDVDPRATTMPRPVAEAVLGAVWQALTNSVQHAGPSDAVRRSVRGQLSACSVEVVVEDDGRGFLLADVPRERLGIRLSILDRVHQVQGSARIDTVPGEGTRVVVVWPAARGRS comes from the coding sequence ATGCCGGGCGCTGAGGTCGTCCCCGCGCGCGCTCCGGCGAATCGTGAGCGCATCGACCGGATCATCAGCACGGTCGTCTCGTTCTTCGGCTTCGGCTTCGCGCTGCAGACCGTCCCGCCGATCCTCGGCCAGCTCCCGGTCCTGCGGCCGGAGGTCGCCTGGCCCGTGCTGGTCGTCGTCTTCGGCGCGCTCGGCGCCTCGGTCGTCACCGCGGTCGCGCGCCGAGGGACGCAGGTCAGCGGTGCCGTCGTCGCCGCGTCGCTCCTGCTCGCGCTGCTCACCTGGCCGCTGACGATCAGGCCCGACGCCGTCCCCCAGGAGACGCCGTGGATCTGGTACCTGCTGACCATCGGCACGGCCTTCTGCACGATCGTCGCGCCGCTGCGGCTGGCGATCGTCTACGCCTCCGTCACCACGCTGCTGTTCGGCGTCCTGCGCGTCCTCCCCTCGGGCGGTGGCGCGTCGCCGACCCGTGCCGCCCTCGACGCCGTCTACGTCGGCATCGTCGGCTTCGTGATGCTGGTGCTGATCACCGTGCTCCGGCAGTCGGCGGACCGGGTGGACCGCGCGCAGCGGACGGCGATGGAGCAGTACGAGGCCGCGATGCGCCAGCACGCCGGCGAGGTCGAGCGGGTCGAGGTGGACGCCCTCGTGCACGACAACGTGCTCGCGACACTGCTCGCCGCGGCGACGGCGGAGTCGGGCGCCGAGCGCGCCCTCGTCTCCTCGATGGCGCGGAAGACGCTCTCGGTGCTGCTCCCGGACGAGGAGTCCGACCTCGATGCGGGGGAGGTGCCGCTGGAGCTGCTCGAGCGGCAGCTGTCGCACGCGGCCTCGACCTTCGTCGCGGAGTTCGGAGTCGTCGTGGACGGCGACGTCGACCCGCGGGCGACGACGATGCCGCGGCCGGTCGCGGAGGCCGTCCTCGGCGCGGTCTGGCAGGCCCTGACCAACAGCGTCCAGCACGCCGGTCCGAGCGACGCCGTGCGCCGCTCGGTGCGCGGGCAGCTCTCCGCGTGCTCCGTCGAGGTCGTCGTCGAGGACGACGGCCGCGGCTTCCTCCTCGCCGACGTCCCGCGCGAGCGGCTCGGCATCCGGCTCTCGATCCTCGACCGGGTGCACCAGGTGCAGGGCTCGGCGCGGATCGACACCGTCCCGGGCGAGGGCACCCGGGTCGTCGTCGTCTGGCCCGCCGCGAGGGGCCGATCGTGA